TTGGCTGGTTAAAAGCACGCCGGTTTCTTGACATATATGATTTTCAAAAAGATAAATTCTATCGACATGCGTGCTTTCTCCCAAAATTTGTAGGCTTTTTAAAAGGGCTGAGCGAAAATCTTGGTTCGTCAAGAGCTCGCGATTTGCATTGGCAGCCGCTTTCAATAACTCGCTTTTCTGTTGTGCAACTTTTTCCGCCATGGGATAGCGAAAAAGATGAATCGCCAATTCTTCCGATGAAGGCTCTGGGCGAACAATCGCATGAAGAAAAACCGATGCGCCATTTACGTGGCGCAGCTGAAACGGGCTGCAAAAAATGCCGTCCGGCTTTTTCTCTCCACACGCCAAATGCTGAAGATCTCGATTGAATTGCGCCACATCATTTGGCTCAAGCAAGCTTCGAAAGGAAACTTCTTGAGCAAGCAAGGCTTCTTTTGAATAACCCAGCAGCGTTTGAAAGCGCTCACTAATCGAAGTGATGCTCAGGTCGGTAAGATTTTTCACGTGTATCGTGATGATTTCTTCCGGCTCATTGTGCTCCAGGTGGCTATTCTGCGCACGGCTTGATTTCTGACTTTGCGCCGCCGCTTCTCCGGTTGAAATCTTGTGATTTAATTCTGCGGGTTCTGTTTTTGAGGCGATGTCCTTCTGCGTCATAGTACAACTAAAATGAGGGATTACTGGGATTTTCTTTGAAACAACTACTTGCCGAAACAAAATCCTTCGCGCCAGCGCATTTTTCCAGATTGAACTTTCGACAGGGATTAGCAGGTTGGGAACACCGAAGAATAAGAATATCGTGCTAAATTGTAAAGCGCCGTTTTAGAAAAAACACTGATAATTGCGCAAATTAGAACACAATAGATGTTATTTTGTTCATCGCTCAATTTCTGAATAATCATGCAACGCTGCATTCACTTACTTTTAATTGGAAGCTTGTTCGCTTTTTCATTTTCCTGCAAACCTGATGATCCCAATAAGATTTCAGCCGACGAGGTTCTGAAAAAAGCACAAGAAACGATGGAAATTTCAACAAAATTCGTGCTTCAAGAAAAAGAGGCTTTCGAGAAAAACTCGGAAGCGCGACTCAAAACCATCCGCGGCGATATCGAAGACATGAAAGCCGCGCTGAGCACCGCCAATGAAACGGCCAGCGAAATTCAAGCGCAGCTCAACGCTATCGAGAAAAAAGAAGCCGAGCTTGAGGCTTGGCTTGAAAAAATGGAAACCGACGATGCGCTTCAAGGCGCACAACAGGGATTTCATGCGGCGATGGCGGAACTTGAAAAAGCCAAAGAAAATCTGGAAAAACGCTTGAAATAACGCCAATTTAGCCTACTTATTTGCAATTTCTTTGCATTTCTACGATATTCAAACCGTTTTTTTTACTGCTATTTACTTTTTTATAATTGAATTTTTGCTACTCATGAAAGTTCTTCGCTGGTTGATTTTTGGCATTTTCCTTATGTATATGGGCGCTTGCTCCCAAAACAATCCTCCAAAATCAGATGTCCCTGTTGAAAAACGAAACTTGTTTGTCGCAAATGTAGATGAACTTTACGGTTTTATAGACGAGCAGGGCAACATGCTTATTCCGCCAAAGTTTGACATTGCCTATCGATTCAAAAATGGGTTTGCGCCCGTTAGAGTGGGCGACAAATGGGGATTTATTGACAAGTCAGGCGCGTACTTGATAGAACCGACTTACTCACAAGTAACGCCCTTTCGCTATGGATTTGCCCGCGTTCAAGTGGATGATAAATGGGGTTATGTGGATTCGACAGGCAAGCTGGTATTTCAGCCAATTTATGATGTTGCCAATCAGTTTTCCGAAGGACTTGCGGTGGTTTGCCTCGATGGAAAATTCGGCGCGATTAACCGCAATGGAACGCTTGTTATTCAACCAAAATTTGAAAAAGCCTATCATTTTTTGCAAGGCATGGCCGTGGTTAGGCTTGATGGCAACTGGGGCTACATTGATTCCACAGGAAAAATGGTTGTGCCGGCTAAGTTTGAAAAAGCTGAAAATTTCAGTCAAGGCCGCGCAATGGTGCAATTGGGTGATAAATGGGGATTTATTGATAAGTCGGGAGCATTTATTGCCGAGCCTCAGTACGACGACGCCTGGATTTTTCTTGATGGGCTCGCCCGCGTGAAAAAAGATGGCAAATGGGGCTATATCGACTCCACCGGAAACATGGCTATTCAGCCGCAGTTTGAACAAGCCTTGAACTTTACGAACGGGACGGCTCGAATCGCAGAAAATGGCAAATGGGGCTACATTGATAAATCTGGCAAAGTGATCATCCAACCGCAGTTTGAGAACGCCATGCCATTTAGCGAAGGACTTGCACAAGTGATGGTTGATGGCAAATGGGGCTACATTGATTCCACAGGAAGCATGATCATTCAGCCGCAATTTGATAAAGCATCAAATTTTGAGGAAGGCGTGGCGCTCGTCATCACCGATGGCGTCTCCGGCTACATTCAAAAATCCGGCAACTATATTTGGCACGGGAAATGACATGCTGAAGCGGTTCAGAATTTTTACCGCACCGATAAAAAAACAATTTCGAAGCGGCTGTTTAACGAATTTTCAATTTTTTCCGATTTTTGATCGGAAATTCTGTTACAAACGCAAGTGATTTTTAAGGCGATGCGCAATTTTCAGATTTTCTTGGTCATTTTTTTCTGCTTGACACAAACGGCACAAGCCGGCGACAAAAGCGTCGGCGAAACGCTCGGCGACGACGCAACAGAATATTACAAAGATATGAAGCGCATTTTTTCCTCTCCCGCGCGCTTCAGCACAACGCAGTGGCTTGTGCTGGGTTCAGCACTTGGCGCAACGGCTTCGGCGTATTTGGTTGAAGAAGATGTTCGCGCGTTCGCTCAGGAAAACCACACGCCGTTTTTAGACGCGTTGATGCCCGTTGGCGATTACTATGGCCGAATGGTGAGCAGCACTGCGCTCAGTTCCGTGATTTACCTTGGTGGGTTGACGTTTGACGATCGCGAAACGCGCCTGACTGGACGCGCTGCCATCGAAGCCGTAACCTTCTCGCTGGCGATTACCGGCGTGATGAAAGTGCTCTTTGGCCGCAGCCGACCTTACACGGAGCATGGCCACGCACAATTCAATTGGCTTGAGACGCAAGAACAATTTCTGTCGTTTCCCTCAGGACATTCCACCGCAGCTTTTGCGCTCTCTTCGGCGCTCAGCGTGCGCATCGACCGGCCTTGGGCAACCGCCGGCCTTTACAGCCTTGCTGCGATCACGCTGCTAAACCGCATGTATGACGATAAACATTGGCTTTCAGACACCGTTATGGGCGCTGCGATTGGCACGGCTATTGGCATCGCCGTTGGGAAAATGGTCAACAAAGAAGCGGAGCAAACCGGCGACGAAAAAGTCTCGGGTGCTCCGCTTGAAGTTCCGATTGTTTCGGTTTCTTTTTGAAGAACCGACTACAACATCTTACTTGCCGTAAGCCAATTTAAGCGCGTTGTAGTTCGCCTCGATGGTCTTCTGAAGATCTTCTTCCGTGTGCATCGTTGAGATGAACATGGCTTCGAACTGAGAGCAAGCAAGATAAATGCCGCTTTCAAGCATCGAGTTGAAGTATGTGGCAAACTTCGCCGTGTCGGAGCTATTCGCAGTTTCAAAATCAACCACTTCTTTGTCGGTGAAGAAGAGGCAAGACATTGAACCCACGCGGGTTTGGCAAAGGTTGAGGCCAAGTTTTTCAAGGTTGCTCTTGAAGCCTTCTTCAATTATCACGGCTTTTTTCTCAAGTTCAGGATATGGATTTTCCTCAGCCAAAATCTTGATGGTTGCCAAACCGGCGCTCATGGCAAGCGGGTTGCCGGAAAGCGTGCCAGCCTGATAAACCGTGCCGACCGGAGAAACATGCTCCATGATTTCTTTCTTGCCGCCGTAAGCACCCACTGGAAGACCACCGCCGATGATTTTACCCATAGTGGTAAGATCCGGTGTAATGCCATAAACTTCCTGTGCACCGCCGAGTGCCACGCGGAAGCCAGTCATGACTTCGTCGAAAATCAACACAATGCCTTCTTTGTCGCAAAGCTCGCGAAGTGCAACCAAGAACTCTTTCTTGGAAGGCACCACACCCATGTTGCCGCCGACAGCCTCGATGATAATCGCCGCGACGTTGCCTTTGTTGCTGTCAACAAGAGCGCGAACGGATTCGATGTCGTTGTAAGTGGCATTGAGCGTATCTTTTGCGGTGCCTTCGGTCACGCCAGGGCTGCTTGGCGCGCCAAGTGTCAATGCACCAGAACCGGCTTTGATGAGGAAGCTATCGCCATGACCGTGATAGCAGCCTTCAAATTTGATGATTTTTTCACGCTTGGTGTAGCCACGAGCCAAACGAATCGCCGACATGGTGGCTTCTGTTCCGCTATTTACCATGCGAACCATTTCAACGGAAGGAACAACTTTTATGATCAGCTCAGCAAGCTCGATTTCCAATTCGGTTGGTGCGCCGAAGCTTGTACCGTGCGCTTTCATGGTGCGCTCGATAGCTTCAATAACGCGTGGATGTGAATGGCCTAAAATGAAAGGCCCCCATGAACCGACATAATCAATGTAGCTATTGCCGTCTACGTCGATCATTCTGGCGCCTTCGCCTTTGGTAACGAAAACAGGTGTGCCGCCCACAGAATTGAATGCGCGAACCGGGGAGTTGACACCACCAGGAATTACTTTCTTTGCTCTTTCAAAGAGCGCTGCTGAAGTTTTCAAATTTAGCATGTTTATAGAAGGTCTTTTTTTTAGAGATATGCTATCAGAACAAATTTTGGTTTTTCATGTTGGCAAGCAGACGCGCTTAATATATGCTATCATTAAAATTGCTGCGAAAACAGCCCTTGCACCTACTGCAAACTTGCCTCATTTAAAACGCACTGAAAATAGAGAGAAAGTATTACAGTCGCAAGCCCTTGCACAGCGTAAAAACATTTCTTTTCAGGTTCTTTTTTTGCGTGCAAAACGCATCCTGAAGCTGAATTCGGCAAGGTTAATTGTTCTTAAGGAAAATCATTGAAAAATCATTAATTTGATTCAACATTATAGATCACCACATTATCAAACACACCGCGCGCCCCCTGCGCAACCGACAAAATGAGGGAGAATGGCGTCAATCGATGATGACATTTAGATATAATGATTTATGAGGAAATAGCATGGTAGAATTTTAGTAGAGAACAATCATGAAAATCTCAACTACACAGTCAAAGATCGATAATATTAAGAAACGGCTGGATTCCAACATCGATGAAAAAGAGCGCGTAGACTTGCTGGTTTCTCTTGCCGAAACGATTCACATCACCAACACGCAATATGCACTTGACTTAGGAAAACGCGCCTGCGATCAGGCCAAAGAATTGTGCTACAAAAAAGGTCAAGCCAAAGGCTTGTGCATTATTGGCAAATGCCTCTGGCGGCTTTCGAACAATGAAGAAGCCCTCACCCACTTACTCGAATCCCTTTGGACATTTGAAGAAATCGGCGAACGCACCGGCGAGGCCAAAGCCCTTATGGCAATGGGCGTTGTTCTAAAAAGCCTGAGCGATTTCGAACAGGCCATCGGCTATTTTTTCCAAAGTCTTCGAATTTTGGAGGAAGTCAACGATAAAGTTAGCCAAGCCGAAGTGATGAACAACATCGGCAACGTGTTTAAAAATCTGAACAATTACTACGAAGCGCTGCCCTATTACCAACAAAGTTTAGCTATTCTCGAGTCCGCAAATGAAAAACATGGGATGGCACTTGCTCTTAACAACATCGGCTACGTGCACTACGCGTTAGGCAAATATGATGAAGCGTTGCCCTATTTTCAGCAAAGTATTAAGTATGCAAAAGAAATCGGCGATGCCATTGCAGAGTCTGAAGCGCTGAACAACATGGGCATGGTTTATGAAAAAATTGTTGACGACCAAACGGCGCTGGATATTTATTTCAAAAGCCTTTTGAAATCGCAGGAAATCGGCGATCGCTATGGAGAAGCGCGCGTGCTGCTTTCCATTGGGATGCAGTACGCCAAAAATAAAGACATTGAAAGCGCAGAGCAGTATTTGCAAGAATCGACCTTGATTGCGGAGGCCGTTAAAGCAAGAAGCATTATGTGCCAAGCGTATCGCGCCCTTGCCAATGTTTATGAGCAGAAAAAAGATTTTGAGCGAGCGTTAGGCTACTATAAGGCGTTCGATAGCATCAAAGAAGAGCTTTTAAGTAAAGACATCACGGGAAAAATCAACGCACTTAAGCAGAATTTTGAGCTTCACACCGTTCAAAAAGAACTCGAGCTATTCCGCACCAAAAATGAAGAGTTGATAGGCGCTTTTCGCGACTTGCAATCGCTCAATATTTCACTTCAAGCCGAGCTTGATTTAAAGACACGCGTTGTGAATGAACTTCGTTCTAAAAATGACGCAAAAGATGCTGAACCACGAAAAGACTTTTTAACAAACCTTTACACCCTGCGCGCCGTTTCTCCAAAGTTGAAACATTTGTTTGATTCTGCCAAGCGGCAAGGAAAAGAGCTAAGTATAGCAGTTATTGAAATTGACTTGTTTAAACAAATCAACAGCCGCTATCCAAGCCAAATCATGAGTGAAGTTTTAAAAAAAGTGGCCCAAATTCTAAAGGAGCATATCCGAACAGAAGACATTTTGGTACGCTATCTTGGCAGTTCTTTTGTGCTACTGATGCCCGATTTGCCAGCTGTTCGTGCTTTTATTATTTGTGAAAAAATGCGCCAGGCCGTTGAGTCGTTTCGCTGGGGCATGCTGGCTTCTGGACTAAAAATAACCGTGAGTTTCGGCTTAGCCGACGATCTAAAAGTGCCGAGCTATGAAAAGCTCATTCGCTTAGCCGAAATGAAGCTTCAACAAACCGAGCGCTCAGGCGGCAACCAAGTCAGGAGCTAAGCTTTTTATTGACAAATTGCCAAATTGATTGGGAAAAAAAGTTTTTTTGAATAATTTAATTTTTGACAGTTGTATGTATATGGCTATGGTTGTTTTAGAACTTTTGAGTTAAAAATGCGTATGTTAGGCACGAACTTATCCATTACGAACACTTCCCCAAATTGTAAATTAAAACCAGTTATTTGCTGCTTGAAGGCTAATTTCCGAAAAGTAGTATTGTTTTAGCTGTTAGGTTAAAAGCAGCTCTATTTAAGATAGGTGCGCAAACGAAGCAGCGAGCGCCAAGCAAAAGTATTGTATTGTTAAACATGTTTATTATTTAGAAATCACGCGAAATCAAAAAGAGTTATTATTATGCTTTCAGTTATCACTATTCTTGTTGTAAGTTATTTGATAGGGTCGATTCCGACAAGCATTCTTGTTAGCAAATTTGTGAAGGGAATTGACATTCGCGAATTTGGGAGCGGCAATGCCGGCGGCACGAACGTGTTTCGTGTGTTGGGGTGGCAAGCCGGTTTATTTGTCACCCTTTTTGATATGCTCAAAGGCGTAGCCGTTGTTTTGTGGGTTGTCGCCTATTTTGAACTGAATCAATTAGACCAAATGCCTGACATCAATCGCGTTGCGCTTCAATTGCTTGCAGGCATTAGCGCCATGATCGGGCATGTTTATACTATTTTCGCTGGATTTAAAGGAGGCAAAGGCGTTAGCACGGCTGCCGGCATTATGATTGGCATCGCACCGGTTACCATGCTAATCGTTTTGGGCGTTTTCTTCACGGTGATGCTCAGCTCGCGCTACGTGTCGCTTTCTTCCATGATTGCTGCGCTCAGCTTTCCTGTTACCATTGCGATTCGCAAGTATATTTTTGAGCTTGGCAACGGGTTAGACTATTATGTCAATATTTTCGGCACAAGCCATCACATTCACGACAGCCTCGATTATCATCTCATGATTTTCGGAGCACTTGTCGCCTTGACGATTGTCTACACCCACCGCGCAAATATTCAGCGATTGCGACTCGGGACGGAAAATCGCGTGAATTTATTTAGCAAAAAAGAAAAGTAACGTGTAGCTTAAAAGCTCCGATTAATTTTCGCAGCAGAGATTTAGGTTATCTCAAAAGCAAAGTCACCCAAGAAGCATTTGCTCAAAAATGGAAGCGCGTAAAAAAGCACTTCTGGCTTGAAAAAGCTTCGTTTCGTTCGAACTTAACGGCTTTTGAGATAGCCTTTTCTCTGCTTTTGAATTGATAGACACGATCAGGATGAATATTTCAGTTCTTGGCGCAGGCAGTTGGGGAACCACGCTTGCCGTGCTACTCGCCAAAAAAGGCTTTCCGATTACTACTTTGGGCTTATGGCGCTTCGTTCGCAGAAAAACTCCAACGCGAACGCGAAAACACCGTTTATTTAAAAGGCATCCCTTTTCCTGAAAATATCCAGATAACCAATAGTGAGGCGCTCGCTGCGGAAAGCGCGGACATGCTTGTGGTTGCCACACCGGCACAAGCCGTTAGGGAAACGCTACACCGAATTCATCAAACAGCGTTGTCTGGCAAAACACTCGTCAATCTCTCCAAAGGCATCGAAGTAAAAACCGGCTTACGAATTTCACAGGTCATTCGTCAGGTTCATCCAGAAGTTCAGGATGAGCAAATTGCGATTCTCTATGGGCCGAGTCACGCCGAAGAAGTTTGCACGGAGCATCCTACCACGGTTGTAGCCGCGTCGACGTGCCTGGAAACAGCAAAGCTTGTTCAAGATACTTTTATAACACCCATGTTTCGAGTCTATGTAAACGACGATGTCATTGGCGTGGAAATCGGCGGTTCGGTCAAAAATATCATGGCCATTGCTGCTGGAATTAGCGACGGATTGGGTTTTGGCGACAATGCCAAAGCAGCCATTATCACGCGCGGCATAGCTGAAATTTCTCGTTTGGGTGCTCGCCTTGGTGCCAATCCGCTCACTTTTGCCGGACTTGCCGGCATTGGCGATTTGGTGGTTACCTGCTCCAGTCGCCATAGCCGAAACCGCTATGTTGGCGAAATGATTGGCAAAGGCAAAAGCTTGGACGAAATTATTCAAAGCATGGAGATGATCGCCGAAGGCGTTGAAACTACCCGCGCAGTGGCCGCGCTATCCAAAGAGCTGAATGTAGACATGCCAATCACGCAAAGTGTTTATGAAATGCTTTTTGAAGGCAAGCCGGTCAAGCAAGCCGTCTATGAGCTCATGACGCGCGATCCCAAGTTTGAGCTTAGCTAAACGCCTTTCTGCCAACACATTTCCCCTACTTCAAAGACCGGATTTGCTGGATTGCTCCGCCATTTTGCCTGATTTTTTTCTTTTCCACATTTCCGACCGCCGCGACCCAACCACACAAAAACACACAGCAACCATGAGAAAAGCGCTTCGCTTTTAATGCGCGCAGCCGTGAAATTCTCACCTTAGATGAAAAGGCTATCGCATGGCAATGGATTTCTTTCAAAGAGAAGCTATCTTCCTCTGAAAATTGTAGAACAGGTGAAATTTAACCCTTAGCACATGCGCAAGATTTTTACCGTGCTCTGTGGATTGCTTTTGCTGGCAACGCCACTTTTTGCTCAAGATAAAGTTTATGATTTTCTAAATTTAGAAAGAAGTGCCAAAGTTGCAGCGCTGGGCGGAAACAGCGTTTCGTTTATCGGCGACTTAAACGCATTTTTTCAAAATCCAGCTGTTTTGAACAGCAACACCAATCGGCGTGGGGCATTTAGTTTTCAAAAGCATTTGATGGATATCAATTCCGGTTTTGCCGTCTACGGACGCTCCATTGAATCGATTGGCGATTTTGCCGCAGGCGTTTCTTATGTAAACTACGGCAGCTTCGACGAAACCGATGAGCTTGGCAATATTATCGGATCATTTGCCGCGCAAGATTTGGCGTTGCAGATTGGCTATGCGTTTGATTTGGAGGAGTATGATTACGGCTACTTGCGCGCCGGCATTTCGTTAAAGTATATTTATTCCAACATTGCGGACTACACGTCTTCGGCGTTGGCGTTAGACGCAGGCATCGTTTTAGTCATTCCCGAGAGCGATGTTGAAATTGGCTTTGCCTTGACAAACTACGGCTGGCAACTTGCAAAATATGACGCAGCATCAGAGGATTTGCCTACCGATATGCGCCTTGCCTTGACAACACGCCCGGAAGGCCTGCCGCTGGCACTTACAATCGGCCTTGTCCAACTCAACAACGATTTCAGCTTGACGGAAAAAGTGAAAAATTTCACCATTGGCGGCGAATTTTCTTTTGGGGAATTTGTTAGGTTTCGGTTAGGATTTAATAATGCCCTTCGCAACGATGTCAAAAGCGGAGAGAACGCCGGCATGGTGGGCGCATCTGCGGGCTTAGGAATCTTGTATCGCGATTTTCACTTTGATTATTCCTACTCTTCATGGGGCTCGATTGGCGCGCTGCATCAATTCTCTATTTCCACAACATTGTAGATTTATCAGGCATTTTTGCTCGTCAACTGCAAAAAAAACAAAAAAAGTGACCGCAAAACACCTTACAAACAGGTCGCTCATCGCATTCTAAGTTGTGCTAAAAATTCAGCGCAACTTTACCAGCAAGATTTCAAAAAAACCCACGACTTTTTCTCGAATTCCCTTTCCTAAAGTTCTAAAAACAAAGCTTTTCTCAGTAAATTGATGGTTGATGTTCTTCTCATGTGAGTCTGTTGTCTATGTGTTAATGAATTTGTTTTGTGTAATGAAAAATAAACGGAAATGGTTGCTGACCTATCAAATCGTGGTAAGGGAAAAGATGAACTTCCCGCAAAGATAACGGACGCTACTTTTGCGGTTGTTGATTTGGAAACAACTGGTGGCTTAAAACCGGAAAATCGAATTATTGAGATTTGCGCGATCAAGTGCCGTAATGGCCAAGAGGTTGGCATGTTGGAATCGCTGGTTAATCCAGAGCAACAAATCTCGTATTTCATTTCGCAATATACCGGCATTACGAACAGCATGGTCGACAATGCGCCGGTGATTCAAAGCCTCTTGACGAAAGTCTCTGAATTTTTTCAGGAAACCATTTTTGTTGCGCACAATGTCCCGTTTGATATGGGATTTATCAACATGGAGCTCGAGCGCAACGGCTATGCGAAACTGACGAACCGCTGGCTTTGCACATTTCGTTTGGCGCGGCGACTGCTGCCAACGCAGCAAAAGAAAAATCTTGGCGACCTGGCCAAATATTTCGGCATCATAGTTGAAAATCGACACCGAGCTCGCGGCGATTGCGAAGCCACCATCAAGTTGCTCGCCGAATTGATCATTCTTGCTCAAGAGCAACACGGTGTTGAAACCGCCGAGGAGTTGCTTTCCCTACAATTCAAAGCGATCCGCAATTTTAAGCGCGAACCCCGACACTTTTCCAAAATTCGCAATACCGTTCTAAACAAATTCCCGACAAAGTCTGGCGTGTATTTGATGAAATCAGCCAAAGACGAAGTGCTTTACATCGGCAAATCGAAAAATTTGAAATCGCGCGTGTCGTCGTATTTCAATCAAAATATCGATCGTTCGGAAAAGGTTGTGGAGCTCACCCATCATGTTCGCAAAATTGATTACACGCTGACAGGCTCGGAGCTTGAAGCGCTGCTTTTGGAATCAAAATTGATTAAGCAATACAAACCGCGCTTCAACACGCTGCTAAAACGCTATCGTTCATATCCTTTTTTGACTTTTTCGGAGCATGAATTTCCAAAGTTAGAAATTGCGCTGGATGTTGAGGATGGCGATAAAGAATATTTTGGCCCTTTTCCATCGTTAGAATTGCTTCAGCATGTTGTAGAAATTTTGGAGCGCTATTTCAAAGTTCGCAAATGCTCCGATCACGATTTTTCGCGGGCGCGTTTTTGCATATACTTCGATCTGGATCGCTGCTTTGCGCCGTGCAAACATCCCAAGCATTATAAAGAGGCCTACATCAAAGAGTTGGATCAGATTCGAGCGTTTCTTTCCGGCAAAAATCCTGAAATTATCAATGTGATGATTCGGGAAATGAAAGCGCTGGCCAGCGAAAACCTGTTCGAAGAAGCCGCCGACTTGAAACAAAAAATTCATAGTTTGCAGAAAGTTTTCTTTCGCCAGTCCGATATCGTGAATTCGGTTAATGAAAACAATGTGATTGCAATTTTGCCTTCCGAAAATTTTTCCGACTGCTGCAAAGAATATGTGCTGCTCTTTGTTCGGTTTGGAAGATTAATCGATCAGAAAAAAGTTTTTGAGGACGAAACGGAAAGCCTGGTGCCGGTTATTGCGTCGGTTTATCACAATGGCCACAGCTCGCCAACGCCATGCCGAAAGGAGGAAATTGACGAGATGCAAATTCTATCCAATTGGATTTATCAGAATAAAGACTCGCTTCATTGCTTTTACGTGAAAGACGCTTTGACAACCGAACAAATTCACGAAACGCTGCAAAAACGCCTGAAAAGTCTTTCGGAAACACGTTGAGGAAAAGGGATTCAGAACTCAAAAGCTGATTTGCTCTGTCCTGTTTTGCGTCGTAACTTGCATTTTTATAGCAAGTCCATTGCATTTTCAAATTGCGATTAATTGATTTTTCCATTGACAAGTTCAACAACAACGACACTCGAACCTGCACTTTATATTGTGGCTACGCCTATCGGCAATTTGGAAGACATGACGTTTCGCGCAGTGACAACCTTGCGAGCCGCCGACTGCATCGCTTGCGAAGACACGCGCCAAACGCGCAAATTGCTCCAACATTTTGCCATCGATTCGAAAACACTTCTCAGCTACCATAATTTCAACGAACGCACGGCTTCCGCCAAAATTCTGGAATTTTTGCAATCGGGAAAAAGCGTGGCGCTCGTGAGCGATGCCGGCACGCCCGTTATTTCCGACCCGGGATTTTTTTTGGTTCGCGCAGCTCGCGACGCAGGGTTTCGGGTTGTTCCCATTCCAGGCGCAAGTGCGCTGGCAGCGGCAGTTTCGGTTTCGCCTTTGCCGGTAAATCGTTTTTATTTTGAAGGATTTTTGCCCCAAAAAAAAGGCCGCCAAACGCGCTTGCAATATCTTGCGGAACTTGAATCGAGTGTTGTGCTCTACGAATCGCCTCATCGTATCTTGAAATTGTTGGATGAACTTTCAGCTCATTTTGGCGATCGGCAAATCATGCTTGCACGCGAGATGACAAAAATCTACGAGGAGTTTCTTTTGGGAACGATTGCTGAGGCGAAAGCAAATTTGCAGGAAAGGAAAATTCAAGGCGAGTTTGTCGTGATTGTT
Above is a window of Chloroherpeton thalassium ATCC 35110 DNA encoding:
- the porQ gene encoding type IX secretion system protein PorQ, whose amino-acid sequence is MRKIFTVLCGLLLLATPLFAQDKVYDFLNLERSAKVAALGGNSVSFIGDLNAFFQNPAVLNSNTNRRGAFSFQKHLMDINSGFAVYGRSIESIGDFAAGVSYVNYGSFDETDELGNIIGSFAAQDLALQIGYAFDLEEYDYGYLRAGISLKYIYSNIADYTSSALALDAGIVLVIPESDVEIGFALTNYGWQLAKYDAASEDLPTDMRLALTTRPEGLPLALTIGLVQLNNDFSLTEKVKNFTIGGEFSFGEFVRFRLGFNNALRNDVKSGENAGMVGASAGLGILYRDFHFDYSYSSWGSIGALHQFSISTTL
- a CDS encoding DEDD exonuclease domain-containing protein yields the protein MVADLSNRGKGKDELPAKITDATFAVVDLETTGGLKPENRIIEICAIKCRNGQEVGMLESLVNPEQQISYFISQYTGITNSMVDNAPVIQSLLTKVSEFFQETIFVAHNVPFDMGFINMELERNGYAKLTNRWLCTFRLARRLLPTQQKKNLGDLAKYFGIIVENRHRARGDCEATIKLLAELIILAQEQHGVETAEELLSLQFKAIRNFKREPRHFSKIRNTVLNKFPTKSGVYLMKSAKDEVLYIGKSKNLKSRVSSYFNQNIDRSEKVVELTHHVRKIDYTLTGSELEALLLESKLIKQYKPRFNTLLKRYRSYPFLTFSEHEFPKLEIALDVEDGDKEYFGPFPSLELLQHVVEILERYFKVRKCSDHDFSRARFCIYFDLDRCFAPCKHPKHYKEAYIKELDQIRAFLSGKNPEIINVMIREMKALASENLFEEAADLKQKIHSLQKVFFRQSDIVNSVNENNVIAILPSENFSDCCKEYVLLFVRFGRLIDQKKVFEDETESLVPVIASVYHNGHSSPTPCRKEEIDEMQILSNWIYQNKDSLHCFYVKDALTTEQIHETLQKRLKSLSETR
- the rsmI gene encoding 16S rRNA (cytidine(1402)-2'-O)-methyltransferase, which encodes MTSSTTTTLEPALYIVATPIGNLEDMTFRAVTTLRAADCIACEDTRQTRKLLQHFAIDSKTLLSYHNFNERTASAKILEFLQSGKSVALVSDAGTPVISDPGFFLVRAARDAGFRVVPIPGASALAAAVSVSPLPVNRFYFEGFLPQKKGRQTRLQYLAELESSVVLYESPHRILKLLDELSAHFGDRQIMLAREMTKIYEEFLLGTIAEAKANLQERKIQGEFVVIVEGKNAKSKNETYENQDENY